One Legionella lansingensis genomic region harbors:
- the carB gene encoding carbamoyl-phosphate synthase large subunit — translation MPKRTDIQSILILGAGPIVIGQACEFDYSGTQAVRALKEEGYRVILVNSNPATIMTDPELANATYIEPIQWKEVARIIEKERPDALLPTMGGQTALNCALDLVREGVLAKYSVEMIGATREAIDKAEDREKFRQLMKKIGLDMPRSAIAHSLEEAFQVQAQLGFPAIIRPSFTMGGSGGGIAYNREEFEEICSRGLQLSPTHELLIDESVLGWKEYEMEVVRDKNDNCIIVCTIENFDPMGVHTGDSITVAPAQTLTDKEFQRMRNAAIKVLRAVGVDTGGSNVQFAVNPDDGRMLIVEMNPRVSRSSALASKATGFPIAKIAAKLAVGYTLDELANEITGGKTPASFEPTIDYVVTKIPRFNFDKFPQTSNILTTQMKSVGEVMAIGSNFQESLQKAIRGLEIGRTGLEPLFHKGDMARLRGHLREPTPDRLWYIADAFRNDLSLEEIHQESKVDPWFLAQIQELVLLENTIHGTSLTDISKATMRQFKRRGFSDAYLARLLNDTEEQVRSYRLDLGVVPVYKRIDSCAGEFPSDTAYLYSCYETVCEARPETDKKKIIILGGGPNRIGQGIEFDYCCVHAAMALREAGYQTIMINCNPETVSTDFDTSDRLYFEPVTLEDVLSIVAIEKPTGVIVHYGGQTPLKLARDLELNGVPIIGTSPDAIDQAEDRERFQKLVSELNLHQPVNGTVRSEAEAIELAKRIGYPLVVRPSYVLGGRAMEVVYQEEDLRQYLSNAVAVSNDSPVLLDKFLNDAIEVDIDAICDGEDVLIGGIMEHIEQAGVHSGDSACTLPPFSLSVVVQQDLIEQIRQLALKLGVVGLINAQFAIQADDIYVLEVNPRASRTVPFVSKATGLPLAKIAARCKVGQTLKEQGLAMNYPMPAFYSIKLPVFPFIKFSGVDSILGPEMKSTGEVMGIARRFGQAYAKAQLGAGCNIVKRRRAFVSVRDADKARVGEIVKRLIELGFEIIATRGTALVLQAAGIECRRVFKVAEGRPHVVDFIKNNEIDFIVNTTEGKQAVADSFAIRRNALQHKVSYTTTLSGAEAACLAMKYEDRETVTRLQDLH, via the coding sequence ATGCCAAAACGAACTGATATTCAATCCATTCTGATTCTTGGTGCAGGCCCCATTGTCATAGGACAGGCTTGTGAATTTGATTACTCAGGAACCCAAGCAGTTCGTGCTCTTAAGGAAGAAGGTTATCGAGTTATTTTAGTTAATTCGAATCCAGCGACAATAATGACTGATCCAGAGCTTGCTAATGCTACTTACATTGAACCCATTCAATGGAAAGAAGTTGCACGCATTATTGAAAAAGAGCGGCCTGATGCTCTGCTGCCCACGATGGGTGGCCAGACAGCACTCAATTGTGCTTTAGATTTGGTTCGCGAAGGAGTATTAGCTAAGTATTCGGTGGAAATGATTGGGGCTACACGTGAAGCTATCGACAAGGCAGAAGACAGAGAAAAGTTCCGTCAATTAATGAAAAAAATTGGCTTAGACATGCCTCGTTCTGCAATAGCTCATAGCTTGGAGGAAGCCTTTCAGGTGCAAGCGCAATTAGGTTTTCCGGCCATCATACGTCCGTCTTTTACCATGGGTGGAAGTGGTGGTGGAATTGCCTACAATCGTGAAGAGTTTGAAGAAATTTGCTCTCGTGGTTTGCAGTTATCGCCTACTCATGAACTGTTAATTGATGAGTCAGTACTTGGATGGAAAGAGTATGAAATGGAAGTGGTACGCGATAAAAACGATAACTGTATCATCGTGTGTACTATTGAAAACTTCGATCCCATGGGGGTACACACCGGGGATTCAATTACTGTGGCTCCCGCACAAACCTTGACTGATAAAGAGTTTCAGCGCATGCGAAATGCTGCCATCAAAGTCTTAAGAGCCGTTGGTGTTGATACCGGAGGCTCTAATGTGCAATTTGCAGTTAATCCAGACGATGGTCGTATGTTGATTGTAGAAATGAATCCGCGGGTTTCACGAAGTTCAGCACTTGCCTCCAAAGCAACTGGTTTTCCTATTGCTAAAATAGCTGCCAAGCTTGCAGTCGGTTACACTTTGGATGAGCTTGCAAATGAAATCACTGGCGGTAAAACACCAGCTTCTTTTGAACCTACTATCGACTATGTCGTCACGAAGATACCGCGTTTCAATTTTGATAAATTCCCGCAAACATCAAATATCCTCACGACGCAAATGAAATCAGTGGGGGAGGTAATGGCTATCGGTTCTAATTTTCAGGAATCATTACAAAAAGCGATTCGAGGTCTGGAAATTGGTCGCACGGGTCTGGAGCCACTATTCCATAAGGGAGATATGGCACGCTTGCGAGGTCATTTACGTGAACCCACACCAGATAGATTGTGGTACATTGCTGATGCTTTTCGCAACGATTTATCACTGGAAGAAATTCATCAAGAAAGTAAGGTAGATCCTTGGTTTCTTGCGCAAATTCAAGAATTGGTGCTGTTAGAAAATACGATTCATGGCACCTCTCTTACAGACATTAGCAAAGCCACCATGCGACAATTTAAACGCCGCGGATTTTCTGATGCTTACCTTGCTCGCTTGCTCAATGATACGGAGGAACAGGTACGCTCCTACCGTTTAGATCTTGGAGTAGTACCAGTGTACAAGCGGATTGATTCTTGTGCAGGAGAGTTCCCTAGTGACACGGCTTATCTATATTCTTGTTATGAAACAGTATGTGAGGCAAGACCAGAAACAGACAAGAAAAAAATTATCATTTTGGGTGGTGGACCCAACCGCATTGGACAGGGAATTGAATTTGACTATTGCTGTGTACATGCCGCAATGGCTTTAAGAGAAGCTGGGTATCAAACCATCATGATCAATTGTAATCCAGAAACAGTTTCAACGGATTTTGATACCTCCGATCGTCTTTATTTCGAACCGGTAACACTTGAGGATGTTCTCTCTATTGTTGCTATCGAGAAACCAACAGGTGTGATCGTTCATTACGGCGGTCAAACCCCACTTAAATTGGCGCGTGATCTAGAATTAAATGGGGTGCCTATTATAGGCACTTCACCAGATGCTATCGATCAAGCTGAAGACAGAGAGCGCTTTCAGAAATTGGTATCAGAGCTGAATTTGCATCAACCTGTAAATGGAACGGTTCGCAGTGAAGCTGAAGCCATTGAGCTTGCTAAACGGATCGGTTATCCCTTGGTTGTTAGACCATCTTATGTCCTAGGAGGACGTGCGATGGAGGTCGTGTATCAAGAAGAGGATTTGCGTCAGTATTTATCTAATGCGGTAGCTGTTTCAAATGATTCACCCGTGTTATTAGATAAGTTTCTTAATGATGCGATTGAAGTAGATATTGATGCCATCTGTGATGGTGAGGACGTATTAATCGGTGGCATCATGGAACATATCGAACAAGCTGGCGTTCACTCTGGTGATTCCGCTTGTACCTTGCCACCGTTTAGTTTGAGTGTGGTGGTGCAACAGGATTTGATAGAACAAATTCGCCAATTAGCCTTAAAGTTGGGTGTTGTTGGTCTGATCAATGCCCAATTTGCTATCCAAGCAGACGATATTTATGTTCTTGAGGTCAATCCTCGGGCTTCACGGACTGTACCTTTTGTTTCCAAGGCAACCGGTTTACCCCTCGCAAAAATAGCTGCTCGCTGCAAAGTAGGGCAAACGTTAAAAGAACAAGGCTTAGCCATGAATTACCCTATGCCTGCTTTTTATTCCATCAAGCTTCCTGTTTTTCCATTTATTAAATTTTCTGGTGTGGATTCCATTTTAGGACCAGAAATGAAATCAACCGGTGAGGTGATGGGGATCGCGAGACGCTTTGGGCAGGCTTATGCGAAAGCGCAATTGGGAGCGGGTTGTAATATCGTAAAAAGACGACGCGCCTTTGTCTCTGTTCGTGATGCTGATAAAGCACGAGTGGGTGAGATTGTTAAACGTCTCATTGAGTTAGGTTTTGAAATCATTGCTACTCGAGGAACAGCTTTAGTATTGCAGGCAGCAGGCATTGAATGCCGACGAGTGTTTAAGGTAGCCGAAGGAAGACCTCATGTGGTAGATTTCATTAAAAATAATGAAATTGATTTCATTGTTAATACAACGGAAGGTAAGCAAGCTGTCGCTGATTCTTTTGCCATCAGACGCAATGCATTACAGCATAAGGTTAGCTATACTACTACTTTATCTGGTGCAGAAGCAGCGTGTTTAGCTATGAAATATGAAGATCGAGAAACAGTAACTCGATTGCAGGATTTACATTAG